In Bos indicus isolate NIAB-ARS_2022 breed Sahiwal x Tharparkar chromosome 10, NIAB-ARS_B.indTharparkar_mat_pri_1.0, whole genome shotgun sequence, the DNA window AGCAAGCCTAGAGACCCGCgagttctctttccctcttcataAGCTCTCTTGAGACGAGTAACACTGTAACACCAGTAGACCAGATCCCCCCAACTCAACAGGAGGGGAACAAAGTACCATTGATTTACTAACTGTAGAAAAGTCTTCCCAGTTCCACACCACAGATGCTGGCCCGTGATGAAGACACTGGCTTTAAAATGGCTCAGCTGGCTCCCAAGCATCCTTTGTGAATCTCAGTTGCCTGCATCTGTATCTGAGCCCTGGAAACTCAGGGAGGGGCAGCCACTTTCGCTTAGAAAGCTCGAGGGGGTGGATAAAAAGAAACTCTGCCCTTCGTGGCCAGTCCCTGAGGTCCCTACCAGTGGACCTAATCCCTCAGCACCTGGCAAGGCCTGGTCGGGACCCTCAGAGTTTGTTCTGCTGAGCAGTGCCTGTAGGGGCTGCCTCAGCGGCTGCATACCTTGGCACCTGGGAGCTGCGCTGCACTGGCTGCACAGCCCCTGCGTTTCATGGTCGGCCTCCCATAGCCCAACTAATGCCGCCCAGACTGAGTCGTGGTTACCAGGCAGCCCCCACCGAGGCCCCCACCTGGATCGCCCTTCCCTGCTGCACCCACCGCACCTTCAAAGTGCACCTGCGCCCCATCCCCCTGCCTGCAGCTCTCCTTCCAAGCGGACAGTAATCAGATGGATCAGTCCGCATGCGCTGAAGAGTTGTGACTGGGAAGGAGGGGGAGCTTCAAACCAGACCACGCAGTGGTTGCCTGGACACGGGGCCAGTGAAGCTTAAACACTGGAGGAGCGTGGCATCGGCTGTGTTCTGTGCTCACGGGCTGAGCCCCAactcccttttctcccctcctCTGTGAGTGCTCCTCGGGCCCTCAGGAAAGTGGGAGATCTTTCCAGTCCCTCTACCCACCTTGCCTGAACACTAATCTCACCAGAGCTGGAGAGAGGTCACCCCTACAGAACACAAGCGGGGTGCAGGCAGGCACAGCCCCTCCTAGGTCACAGCAGCTGTGTTGTCTAGGCCCTGAGGTGGGGCATTTAGTGCCTGTGGTCTGGGCtaggaaaacaggcaaaaggcTCCAACCAAAGACATCCGGAGCCAGCCCTCCACACACAGCCCTCTGCACACAGCAGCATCCTGGGCTGCTCGGACCCCCAGCCCTCTTTCTCAGGCTCCTTCCCCAGGCTGGGCTCCATCCCCATCTCCTGAGCTGCTCCCCATCCTCCTTGAATCTTGCTGCCCTGACTGGCTGCATGATCTCAGAGAAGGCTTTTCCTCTCCCCATGAAGTGAAGGACTTGGACCCATCACTAAGGCCTGTCTGGCTCTGAGGCTCAGTGACCTCACACGCTGCCTGGCTGTCCAAGGAAATCAGTGCCTGAGCCAGAGGCCCCATCTCTAAGCTCCCTGGTCGTACGACTTGCCATTTGGCTGGGAAGCCTCCTTCCAGCTGCCCCCACCTAGCCCCTACCCTGGGTCCAACTCTGCTCTGGGGTTGCTCGTTCTCACCCCATCCCATCTCACAGTTGAGTGCAGGACCCAGGCCAGGGAGCAGAAAGGGCACCATGCAAGGGACCAGGCTGGTCCTGGGGGCAGGGGCCCCGAGGGCAATAGTCCAAGAGGGCGTGGAGGTGGGGGGACAGCCTGCCTGAGGTCATGGTGGTCGTGGTCAgttccccctccctccagctgTGGAATGTGAGGCCTGGCCTGGGAGATATTTTGGCTGTACTTGgagccctccccgccccctggaATCAGACCCTGCTCACTCCATGCCATAACAATGACGACCACTTCCAATTGTTTCCTAGCTggagggggggggaggggagcacGGTTTGGGAAAggaggggggagcctgggggaAATGCTTCTAGTGACAACAGTCCTTTCTAAATCCGGCTGGGGACTGggtgcaggtgggggtgggggtgccctgCTTCCCCATATATACAGCCCCCGCCTGGCCAGGTCGGCTCCACAGCTCTCTCCTGCGCTCCAGTCTTCTCTCCTTGCTGCTCTCAGGTAGGGGCTGGGAGCTGGCGGCCCTCCTCTGGGATAAGGGGCCCAGGTTTAGGAAGGGGCTCCTCTAGGAACAGCACACTACATTCAGGGCTTCATGCAAAGCGTCAGGTCTGGTCACGGAGCACACACGGGCAGGTCTAGACATGTGTGTACGTGCCAGGGGAAAGGGGGGTCATGAGTTACAGGGGGAGATGTCTGGGTCTGACTGCAAATGTGAGaccagaagtgtgtgtgtgtgtgtgtgtgtgtgtgtgtgtgtgtgtctgaatgTTTGGTGAGGGAGGCTGTGTGCCTCACTGCCTGAGACACAGAAATATCAACTGAGAGACGAGTTTATGATCAGGCCCGAGGACAAGCAGGAAGCGGCAAGAGGATGGCAGAGAACAATTATTTCAGAAGTTTGTGTGTAAAAGCTAGTTCTGTGAGGTTTGCACTAGGTAACTACCCACATTCACATACACAGAATGGCTCGTGTGCGCAGCCGGGAGTCAAGCCGGTGGGAGTATGTGTCCTCCCTGCAAAAGTTGCTCCCGGGCACAGGAACATGGTGTCCTGTCTTCGTACCCTTGACACGGtctctgtgctgggcacagaCTGAATGTACAGCTCTCCCATGTCTGTCGTGGAGCGCGTTCAGCTGTGCCATGGGTGTGTCCATGAGAAGATGCCCACGGGGGCTCCTCTCTAACAACGTCCACCACAACTGACCATAGAATGGGGACAGGATGGATGAGAACTGGCTCCGGAGTCGtgagacttgggttcaagtcctggctccaccacttactGTGATGTGTTTTTGGACAAGCAAGCTCATGAACCTAGATTTCCTCCTCTGTAGAATGGGGTGAGGACTGAGGAGGAGGACTGGCATAAAAATGCTCTGTAGGCTATAAAGCCCCAACCGTGTGACCACTGGTTGAATGTCAGGTGGCTGAAAAGGCAAGGCTCACTAGACAGgggaggccagggcagggccATCGGCCAGGAGTGAGGAGTGAGGGGCTCACTGAGGTGACATCAAGAACCTGGGTAGGAAAAGCGAGAGAAAGAGCGGGACCAGAGAAgcccaccatcacctccacccctGTTCAGGCCTTGGGGCGGAGGGGTGCTGAAGGGCGGGACTGGGTGAGGCAGGGACACAGCCCTGACCAACCTCCTTCTCTCCAGGCCCCTGCCACCTTGAGCCCCTTTCCTCTCGAAGGCGCGTTTGAGAAGCCAAGGTAAGGAGAGCCGATCTGAGAAGACACACAACTCTAGTTTCTGCCTCGCCTTAGGGAGCACGGCCTGGTGGCCAGGAGTTCTTACCTGTGATTAGTGAAGAAGTCAGGTAGTGAAGAGGTTCAGAGATGTGAGTAGTGTGTATAGTTAGCTTCCTGCTCCCAGAACCCCCCAGGCTGGACCAAGTTAGCCTCCGCCTCTGCCCCAATAGATTTGCTAGGGCTAGGAGATGAGCTGAAGGAATGAGggactcttggtgacccctgCTGACCCCTGAGCACTGTGTTAGGCTTTGGGGCTCCTGCTGCAGGGGAGAAGAGTGGAGGGGAGGGCAGTCAGCTTCTTCTCCCTCCCTTTGCAGCCGCAGCCATGGTGGACGCGGAGATGGCCGCGTTTGGGGAGGCCGCCCCCTACCTGCGCAAGTCAGAGAAGGAGCGGCTGGAAGCCCAGACCAGGCCTTTCGACCTCAAGAAGGACGTCTTTGTGCCTGATGACAAAGAGGAGTTTGTCAAGGCCACAATTTTGTCTCGAGAGGGTGGCAAAGTCACCGCCGAGACAGAACATGGCAAGGTGGGTGGCGGGGCCAGCGTGAGAGGCCACCCTGGATGCCCCCCCACGCCTGGGGTGCCTGGCGGGTGCCACCAGGATGTACCCCACGTAGTCCtgtttctcccttcctctgggTAGGGATGTACTGTCTCCAAATAGCCCTTCTCATCCCCAACATCCCGTCTATCTTCTCTGGGACCCTGGATTCTTTTCTCATGAACACGGTTCTCCTATAACCTGCCTAACTCCCATCCCTGTCCGTGGACTGTTGCAGACAGTGACCGTGAAGGAGGACCAGGTGTTGCAGCAAAACCCACCCAAGTTCGACAAGATCGAGGACATGGCCATGCTGACCTTCCTGCACGAGCCTGCAGTGCTCTACAACCTCAAGGAGCGCTATGCCTCCTGGATGATCTATGTGGGTGCACCCCCGGGCATCCCTCTGAATCTAGTGGCCTCCTGCTCCGTGCATGTCCACCTCCTGGAGCCCAGCGTGTCTGTCCTTTATGCCCAGGCAGTACTTCACTCTGTCATAATCCCTGCATCcttgtgcatgctaagctgcttcagtcatgtctgattctttgtgagcctatgggctgttgcccaccaggattctctgtccatgggatttcccaggcaagaatactggagtgggttgccatttccttctccaggggatctttccaacccagggatcaaactcatgtctcctgcttggcaggtggattcttcaccactagcactacctgggggTGCAGCTCTAATGACCTGAGGGCTGGGACTGCTCAGATGGACTGCGTTCATAcagtttcctttctctccctctcctaagACCTTTCTCTAACTCCAAAAACTGCCACCCCTCCCACTTCATCATTGGCAACTCACTTCTTTTCCTCCCCTAGACCTACTCGGGCCTCTTCTGCGTCACCATCAACCCCTACAAGTGGCTGCCGGTGTACAATGCCGAGGTAGTAGCCGCCTACCGGGGCAAGAAGAGGAGCGAGGCGCCGCCCCACATCTTCTCCATCTCCGACAACGCCTACCAGTACATGCTGACAGGTGACAGGCCCCAAGTGAAGGGTTTCTTGAGGGCCCCTCCTCCCGAGGGGTTCAGGCCTCTGGGAGAGATGCAGGgagctggggcagggtggggagatgACAAAGCATCCTGTGCAACTCCTGACTTGTCCTCCCCATCTtctccccacagacagagaaaaccagtccatcctgattACGTGAGTGTGGCTACTTCCTGTTTCCTTCCACAATCTCCTTGAGCCCACCCCCCCATCAGGACCCAAGCCCCCACACACAGACCCCCAGTTCTTTTTCCCTCCACCTTCTGGTGCCAGCTCTGATGTCTTCTCTGGCCTTCTCCTtgctcctccccttcctttctcctctccttcctttctcctccccatccctcttATTTTTCCTCTCCCATCTTCTTTACTCATGCCCCTCTAACTCATCACGCATCTATCCATAAGCCTGGGAACACCATGTCTTCTTCCcctcttcattttccttcatttttccctTCAGAAACCCTCCCCATTCTTCCAGCCCCGCCCATTCTTTTCCAAAATGGCCTGGGCCCATCTCCTTTAATTGACCTTGCCCAGCCAAGACCATATTGAGCTGtgcatagtcgctcagttgtgtatgactctttgcaaccccaaggactgtagcccaccaggctcttctgtccatggggattctccaggcaagaatactggagtgggttgccataccttcctccaggggatcttcccaactcaaagatcaaattcaggtctcccaccTGCCCAAATCCGCTTCTTCTAGCACATCTTTCCTAGTTGCTACCCTTGACCCTGTGTATGTCAGAGCACAGCTTTGTGGCTGGGATGCATATTATCTGGTGGCTTCCTGCTGCAGGGCTTCCCCTGCCAAATAAAGCTCTCCTGACTCGAAGCTTGTGGTCTCAAATAATGTTTGTTCATTGCCTAATAAGCCCGACTGTCCCAACAGCGGAGAATCCGGGGCAGGGAAGACGGTCAACACCAAGAGAGTCATCCAATACTTCGCGGTCATTGCCGCCATTGGCGACCGCAGCAAAAAGGAGCAGGCCACAGGCAAGGTAGGCCTACTGTCCTTCAAGGGCCTGTACCgcagaaagggaggaggaggaggaggcctctCACCTGCCATCCTTCTTGACCTCCGCAGGGCACCCTGGAGGACCAGATCATCCAGGCCAACCCCGCCCTGGAGGCCTTTGGCAACGCCAAGACCGTCAGGAACGACAACTCCTCCCGCTTCGTGAGTGGGCCCTGCCTTTGGACTTGGGATTTGGGTTGGTCAAGGGATGTGTCAAACAGGAGCTCTCCCTCAACTCATCACCACTTTTCTCCATGTCTCCAGGGGAAATTCATTCGAATCCATTTTGGGGCGACCGGAAAGTTGGCGTCTGCAGACATCGAGACCTGTGAGTGTCACAGATCTGCTAGGGCTCATCCTGACCCTGCCCTCACTCTaactgtctctgtctgtctctctcttgtgTCACTGGACAGCTCTGCCCCTCaggctctcttcctctctccctgcctctgtgtCTCTAGGTCTACATATTCCTCTCCTTTTGAGACTTCCTCTGgtctgtctccatctctgtctctgcttgtctgtgtgtctttctctGGGACCTTCCTCTGCTCCTGGGACTCCGTCTCCGTCTCTATATCTGTGTGTGATCTCTGTGCGTCTGTGGGtgcatttctctccctctcttgtctctccctttccctctgtctTGTTCTCTACATTTAtcattcctttttctctatttccttataCTTAAACCctaactttttcttcttctctttcttctcccctccTATTCACAGACCTTCTGGAAAAATCCAGAGTTATTTTCCAGCTGAAAGCAGAGAGAGATTATCATATTTTCTACCAAATCCTGTCCAACAAAAAGCCTGAGCTGCTGGGTGAGTCACAGCTACCAATTGAGACCAACTATTTCCATGGCAACCTGGTCCCCTCCACTTGCAGCTGCTTGTTGACAGGCCCTGAGTTTATCGCACTGCTGGATCAGTTCTGTGGGATGCAGGACCCCATTAAGCCTTGTCATATGCTCTTTTGCAGGTCATGTGTCATGGCAGATAGCCCCAGGGAGGGCCAGGGGTTTGTGCCCCCATTCTAAcgtctctccccccaccccccagacatGCTGCTGATCACCAACAACCCCTATGACTATGCATTCATCTCCCAAGGAGAGACCACTGTGGCCTCAATTGATGACGCTGAAGAGCTCATGGCCACTGATGTAAGTATGTGAGGACCCAGCTGAGAGGCAAGGGGATTGGTGGTGAGGGGCAAATGGGTCCAGTTCCCTGGCCCAGAAATCGAGCTAAGACCCTGGCTGGCTGTTGTTCCTTTGTGAGGGCCAGAATGTGTCCTGTGACCTGGGTGTGCTGGGATACAGGTGAGATTAGACAGTGACTGGTATTTTCAATCAAACCAGAGGGTTGaaagccatggacagagaaaagaaacagacaagCCAAAAAACAAAGCATTACTAAGGGAAAGGGGCGGGTGGTGGTCATGCAGCTGCCATGGGGCCAGAGCAGGCTGATAGGTGAAGAACAGGTATAGACACATGAGAGATCCAGGCATGGATGTAAGGGAAGGGCCTAGAAGAGGGACAGTGGTAGGAAACGTGAGTGGGTCACCCAGAGCAGCTCCAGAGAACAGCCTAAATGCTGACACCCGGCCAAGGCAGTCCACACCCACCCGGCTATTATACTTCCCAGCTTAGTTTTGGGGTTCCCCACTGGGGATGGGAGTCTCAGCACCCACAGAGATTCAGGAGATAAGATCTCGCTCAACTGCAGAGGGGTCTCATTTACCTTCCTTATTCCCTTTTCTGGGGTCCACCACCACGGGTCCTGTCTACAGAACGCCTTTGACGTGCTGGGCTTCACTACAGAGGAGAAGAACTCCATGTACAAGCTGACGGGCGCCATCATGCACTTTGGAAACATGAAGTTCAAACTGAAGCAGCGAGAGGAGCAGGCCGAGCCTGACGGCACCGAAGGTGGGAGCCAGGGGTGCAGGGAGCAGCTATGGAGCCATGAAGCCTTCGTCTGGGAGGAGGCATCCCTTTTCCAATTCTCCCATCCGCCCTTTCCTTCCAGAGGCCGACAAGTCCGCCTACCTCATGGGGCTGAACTCGGCCGACCTGCTCAAGGGGCTGTGCCACCCTCGGGTGAAGGTGGGCAACGAGTACGTCACCAAGGGGCAGAATGTCCAGCAGGTGGGTCATCTTCAGATGTTAAATGGCAGAGGGGCTGGCCCGGTGCAGCCGTGGGAGCTTTGCAATTTACTCTTCCCACCACTCCCTCATTCGGGTTTCTCCCCCACCTTCCAGGTGGTGTATGCCAAAGGGGCGCTGGCCAAGGCTGTATATGAGAGGATGTTCAACTGGATGGTGACACGGATCAACGCCACCCTGGAGACCAAGCAGCCTCGCCAGTACTTCATAGGTGTCCTGGACATTGCCGGCTTCGAGATCTTTGACGTGAGTGGGGAGCCTAGGGTCTGGGAGAACAGGAACTCACTGGTTCACAGGCAGCCGCCGTTGGCCAAGCCCTGGGGAAGGCCGTGGGCTCCCCAGGGGTGGAGACAGCCACGTGTCTTCAGGGGGCACTCCCTCCCTGCCCTGACCGGAGAGAAGCCAGCCACACCCATTGCCAGGCTGGACGCAGCCCTGGGCTGACCCCTCGGGCCACAGACCCCTGCCTGCCTGACccactcctccccatccccaccctgcagTTCAACAGCTTCGAGCAGCTCTGCATCAACTTCACCAATGAGAAGCTGCAGCAGTTCTTCAACCACCACATGTTCGTGCTGGAGCAGGAGGAGTACAAGAAGGAGGGCATCGAGTGGGAGTTCATCGACTTCGGCATGGACCTGCAGGCCTGCATCGATCTCATCGAGAAGGTGCAGCCTCGGGCCCTCTGCCTGAACTCTCCATTCACGCCCCACACACATGAACGCCCCAGAAGAATGCCCGCCCCACCCTTCTGGGCATCGTGATCTAGCTAACAGAAGAATCCCAAGCCCTAGTTTCCAGAGCCTTGTGCTATCCCGGCCACCCAGGACAGGGTGGTCCTGGAGAGCTGAGTTCCAAAGCTTGAGAGTGGATGCGCAGAGGATGGGCACTTCAGGGATGGCCTCCCACACCAGTGTGTTTAGCGACCCTGGTTTACCCATCAAGGAGCAGGAAGTCTGAGGGTGGCATGGGGAAGCATAAGAGAGCACTTTTTTTCAACCACAACATCTCAGGGACCTGGGCAATGGAGTAGGGTGTAAAGCACCTATAGCATCCATGTTCCCAGACTTTCACAAAGGTCCCTTTGAAATCAAAGTGCCACCTTGGGAAGGTCTGAACAGGTGCCAGTCAATAGGTAACTGCTCAGAGCTGAAGTATCAGCTAATAGCCAAAGGGGCATCTCCATCGACACTAGAGCAGGCAGGGTCCATCTCCATCTGCTTGAAGCAGGCTCAGTGACGCTCTCCCCTCTACCCTCAGCCCATGGGCATCATGTCCATCCTGGAGGAGGAGTGCATGTTCCCCAAGGCCACCGACATGACCTTCAAGGCCAAACTGTTCGACAACCACCTGGGCAAGTCCAGCAACTTCCAGAAGCCACGCAACATCAAGGGGAAGCCGGAAGCCCACTTCTCCCTGATCCACTACGCCGGCACGGTGGACTACAACATCATAGGCTGGCTGCAGAAAAACAAAGACCCGCTCAACGAGACGGTGGTGGACTTGTACAAGAAGTCTTCCCTCAAGATGCTCAGCAGCCTCTTTGCCAACTATGCTGGGTTTGACACACGTAAGTGGAGACTGGGACCCAGGGACCGGGAGCAGGTTTCTACTGTGGTTCTGAGGCAGGTCAAGGGCTAGCCCCCCACCACTTCATGTTGGGCTGGGCCCCAGGGTTTACAGATGCAGTGAGAGAATTGGGTGGAGAAGTTGGAGCAGCCACAGTGAAGATCATGGCCTGCAACCAAacgtggggagagggtgggattccTCCCCCGCTGCCGTGACCCTGCACATGCCTTCTCGTCCCCTTTACTTGACTCTCTTCCACAGCTATTGAGAAGGGCAAAGGCAAGGCCAAGAAAGGCTCATCCTTTCAGACCGTGTCAGCTCTGCACAGGGTGAGTGTGTGATCAGCGCCACCCCAGCCCTGCTTGTCCCCTGCTTGGCTCAGCCCTGACTCCTCCCACTCAGTCTTCTCAGGCCCTTCCTGACCGTCTGCGCCCTGTCTTCTCTCCCCTGTATCTGCTGGCCTCGGCTCTTGCTCCTTTCTCATCTCCCCTGGCTTCTTTATCCCTTCCGCCTCCCACTATCTCCTCCTCTGTGTCTTACCCTAGCCCTCCTTCACTCTCCAGCTccttgccttctctctttcccttccttcccctctgctccctttcttacttctctttcactttcttaacttCTCCCTCTTGGGTTCTGGGCCACAGGAGAATCTGAACAAGCTGATGACCAACTTGCGCTCCACACACCCCCACTTCGTGCGGTGCATCATCCCCAATGAGACAAAGTCTCCAGGTGAGCCCAAGAAGCCAGGCCCAGCCCACTGCTGAGATGCACTGCCCCAAGGTCAGGGTCTTTTAGATCACCTCTTGAGCTCCCACCTCGGAGATTTCCAGATCACATTCTTCCCCTCCTATTCCCCAGAGAGGCTCACAGACAGCCTCCCACCCTGGCCCCAGCGCTGCCCTCCATTTAGAACGGGTAGCTCAGGGTAATGTGTAACTACTTTGATGGACACTCCCTCCTAAGTGCCTTACAGCCCCTGATGAGACAAGTAAggattgtttttccctttctgaatcAAAAGGAGATGGAGGAGTTCAGGTGTCTGGGTTCGGGTGCCTGGCTCTGCTAAGTTCAGTGACCTTGATCAAGTCCCTTAACCTAACCAGGGCTTAGAAAATGGTCTATATTGGCCCTGGCTACCACCTATGAAAATAGGCATAAACCATATAAAATAAGGACTGTGAAAGACTTTTGGTTACTCTCAAAATttatagcaagaaaaaaaaatactgacttgCTAAGGTTACAGGCCAGTCTGTGACAGAGCCAAGATCAGAACCCAGAACCCTCAGCTCTTAGCCCCATGCTCTCCCCACacactcctctcccttccctcctgccacAGGGGTGATAGACAACCCCCTGGTCATGCACCAGCTGCGCTGCAACGGCGTGCTGGAGGGCATCCGCATCTGCAGGAAGGGCTTCCCCAACCGCATCCTCTACGGGGACTTCCGGCAGAGGTGGGTACCGGGTGCTGTAGGGCTCAGGGAACAGGGGGAGCCTGGGCAGCCTTGGCAGGACGCAGAAACTGCGAGTGGCCTTGGATTCTGTGGGCAGAGCCGATCACTGCAGAACATAGGTGACATGGGGCACCTCCCTCCCAGGTATCGAATCCTGAACCCAGCAGCCATCCCCGAGGGCCAGTTCATTGACAgcaggaaaggggcagagaagtTGCTGGGCTCCCTGGACATTGACCACAACCAGTATAAGTTCGGCCACACCAAGgtaaagaaaaggaggaaacaaactgACTACAAGGAGACCTCTCTTGTCCTTTTACTTTATGGCTCCTTTCCTTTTACCAACCATCTCACAAGCATTACTGAACCACGTGCTAGCCCTCCCCATGGACCAGACAGCCCTGCTCCCCCATTCTAGCTCCAGCTGCCACTGACGTCCTTCCTCCAGTTCTTCCTGGCCTTGTTACCCTCCCTAAGATAAGCCCCTCTTCATCCCCCTCCTGCCTGTCCAGTCATGTCCACACACAACTTCCCTGCAGGTGTTCTTCAAGGCGGGCCTGCTGGGGCTGCTGGAGGAGATGCGAGATGAAAGGCTGAGCCGCATCATCACCCGCATCCAGGCTCAGTCCCGAGGTGTGCTCTCCAGAATGGAGTTCAAGAAGCTGCTGGAACGTAGGTGAGAGATGTTAAAGGGAGGGTCTCAGGCCTCCAAGGCCCAGGTTGGCTCAGAGCAGTGGAAGGAGAAATAGCACCCTAGACCTTCAAGTGACAAAGGGCCACAACACAGCTACAAACACCAGTGGTGGGCGTGGGGCCCACTGTCACAGTGcaggatggatggaggagccagggcctctgggcaggaaggagggaagaggctGTCTCAACGCCCTTCTTACTCGGCTCCTGCAGAGACTCCCTGCTGATTATCCAGTGGAATATTCGGGCCTTCATGGGGGTCAAGAACTGGCCCTGGATGAAGCTCTATTTCAAGATCAAACCACTGCTGAAGAGcgcagagacagagaaggaaatagctctCATGAAGGAGGAGTTTGGGCGCCTCAAAGAGGCTCTGGAGAAGTCAGAGGCTCGGCGCAAGGAGCTGGAGGAGAAGATGGTGTCCCTGCTGCAGGAGAAGAACGACCTGCAGCTCCAAGTGCAGGCGGTGAGACCCTCAGGCCTCTGCCCACATCTCCCACACACCCTGCACCTCCCTACCTGGGGGATCACCATCCTGTGCCCTCATAGGCAGAGGATTCTGGAATTAACACTTCCAAAGGCCTCCACAGAGGTctctagagaaagaaagggaaggggagaaagCATTACCTTAAAAATACAGGTTTTCCATCAGGATTTAACCTGGATCCATAGCTTAATaattctgtgactttgggcaaatgatGTGTTATCTCTGGGTCTCCATGTCCTCATTTGTAGACAGGGAATAAAGTTGCCCATGTCACCAGGCTATAAATATGTAAAGTGCTGGCATCAACAAATACAGTTCCTTCCCCTTTGATGGAGGCGACCAGAGGAAGAGGGCCAGATAAAGAGACTTCTGGTTCCCTTTCTCTCTGCTCTCGTTCCTCAGTGCTCCTGTCACATTGCCCTAAATCTCCTGCCCTCTCTATCCTTCTGAGGTTCTTCTCAGCTGGGGAGATCCTGGGGTTGCCCTCTTACAGTGAAGGTGGAGCCTGTCCCTCCATGCTTTTGCCATCCACCCCATCTACCGAATAGCTTCCCCTCTGCACCTTGCCCTCAGGAACAAGATAACCTGGCTGATGCAGAAGAACGCTGTGACCAGCTGATCAAGAACAAGATCCAGCTGGAGGCAAAGGTGAAGGAGATGACTGAGAGGTTGGAGGACGAGGAGGAGATGAACGCTGAGCTCACTGccaagaagcgcaagctggaagaTGAGTGCTCTGAGCTCAAGAGGGACATTGATGACCTGGAGCTGACACTGGCCAAGGTGGAGAAGGAGAAGCATGCAACAGAGAACAAGGTGAGGGCAGCTCCCTTTGAATCCAGACCAAGTCTCAGGATCCTCGGACCTGAGTGTGGTCCTGGCCCTTGGCTTTGGAGGTCTCCATAAATGTCTCCAGGTTGGTGATGTCTGACCCTAGAGG includes these proteins:
- the LOC109564796 gene encoding myosin-7 translates to MVDAEMAAFGEAAPYLRKSEKERLEAQTRPFDLKKDVFVPDDKEEFVKATILSREGGKVTAETEHGKTVTVKEDQVLQQNPPKFDKIEDMAMLTFLHEPAVLYNLKERYASWMIYTYSGLFCVTINPYKWLPVYNAEVVAAYRGKKRSEAPPHIFSISDNAYQYMLTDRENQSILITGESGAGKTVNTKRVIQYFAVIAAIGDRSKKEQATGKGTLEDQIIQANPALEAFGNAKTVRNDNSSRFGKFIRIHFGATGKLASADIETYLLEKSRVIFQLKAERDYHIFYQILSNKKPELLDMLLITNNPYDYAFISQGETTVASIDDAEELMATDNAFDVLGFTTEEKNSMYKLTGAIMHFGNMKFKLKQREEQAEPDGTEEADKSAYLMGLNSADLLKGLCHPRVKVGNEYVTKGQNVQQVVYAKGALAKAVYERMFNWMVTRINATLETKQPRQYFIGVLDIAGFEIFDFNSFEQLCINFTNEKLQQFFNHHMFVLEQEEYKKEGIEWEFIDFGMDLQACIDLIEKPMGIMSILEEECMFPKATDMTFKAKLFDNHLGKSSNFQKPRNIKGKPEAHFSLIHYAGTVDYNIIGWLQKNKDPLNETVVDLYKKSSLKMLSSLFANYAGFDTPIEKGKGKAKKGSSFQTVSALHRENLNKLMTNLRSTHPHFVRCIIPNETKSPGVIDNPLVMHQLRCNGVLEGIRICRKGFPNRILYGDFRQRYRILNPAAIPEGQFIDSRKGAEKLLGSLDIDHNQYKFGHTKVFFKAGLLGLLEEMRDERLSRIITRIQAQSRGVLSRMEFKKLLERRDSLLIIQWNIRAFMGVKNWPWMKLYFKIKPLLKSAETEKEIALMKEEFGRLKEALEKSEARRKELEEKMVSLLQEKNDLQLQVQAEQDNLADAEERCDQLIKNKIQLEAKVKEMTERLEDEEEMNAELTAKKRKLEDECSELKRDIDDLELTLAKVEKEKHATENKVKNLTEEMAGLDEIIAKLTKEKKALQEAHQQALDDLQAEEDKVNTLTKAKVKLEQHVDDLEGSLEQEKKVRMDLERAKRKLEGDLKLTQESIMDLENDKQQLDERLKKKDFELNALNARIEDEQALGSQLQKKLKELQARIEELEEELEAERTARAKVEKLRSDLSRELEEISERLEEAGGATSVQIEMNKKREAEFQKMRRDLEEATLQHEATAAALRKKHADSVAELSEQIDNLQRVKQKLEKEKSEFKLELDDVTSNMEQIIKAKANLEKMCRTLEDQMNEHRSKAEETQRSVNDLTSQRAKLQTENGELSRQLDEKEALISQLTRGKLTYTQQLEDLKRQLEEEVKAKNALAHALQSARHDCDLLREQYEEETEAKAELQRVLSKANSEVAQWRTKYETDAIQRTEELEEAKKKLAQRLQDAEEAVEAVNAKCSSLEKTKHRLQNEIEDLMVDVERSNAAAAALDKKQRNFDKILAEWKQKYEESQSELESSQKEARSLSTELFKLKNAYEESLEHLETFKRENKNLQEEISDLTEQLGSSGKTIHELEKVRKQLEAEKLELQSALEEAEASLEHEEGKILRAQLEFNQIKAEMERKLAEKDEEMEQAKRNHLRVVDSLQTSLDAETRSRNEALRVKKKMEGDLNEMEIQLSHANRLAAEAQKQVKSLQSLLKDTQIQLDDAVRANDDLKENIAIVERRNNLLQAELEELRAVVEQTERSRKLAEQELIETSERVQLLHSQNTSLINQKKKMEADLSQLQTEVEEAVQECRNAEEKAKKAITDAAMMAEELKKEQDTSAHLERMKKNMEQTIKDLQHRLDEAEQIALKGGKKQLQKLEARVRELENELEAEQKRNAESVKGMRKSERRIKELTYQTEEDRKNLLRLQDLVDKLQLKVKAYKRQAEEAEEQANTNLSKFRKVQHELDEAEERADIAESQVNKLRAKSRDIGTKGLNEE